DNA sequence from the Ignavibacteria bacterium genome:
CGCCACCGCCGATTTAATTTTTCGAAAGTTTTATTCGTCACTTCCATTTGCTTGGTTTTTAGATGCCGACGTTTCCGGAGGAAAAGCGTTTTCAAAATATTCACACGATATAAACATTAAAGCAAGCGCAAGGAAATATATTTGGGAAGAACGAGATCTATTTGCTTTCACGGAGATAAACGCACGGCACATCGATTATTACAAACAGATCTCTTCAAGCTTGACTTTCGGAGCGGGTTACGGCCGATATATTGATGCGACCGCACTTGCTAAAGCGGTAAGAATAGAAGAGCATTTGATCAAGGAGTCGGTCATTAAGGGACATCTTCCAAAAAACACAATGGTTAAGATCGCAAACATCATTGAACGGGAGCCTGAATATGAGGATATATATTCAGACACCTATGAAACATTTTGGTTTTTTGATATTGAAAACGAAATAAAAGCATCCGACATGTTGATCGGAAATAATCTGGGCGCAATTGGAATTCTAAGAATGCGTCAAGTTCTTTTTGGAATCAACGAAAGAGTTAATAACAGATATTATGGCTGGGATGTTACTTTTGGAACCCGTTTTGACCTTACAAGATTTGACAAGGGAAAGATAGGCTCTCCGAATTTAAATTTAGCAGGGCGATATTCATATCCGCTTGGCTGGAAATTTCAAATCAACACAATAGGAGAAATATATTCTCCACTCGATTCACTTTTTGCAAAACAAATCACCTCAAACATTGGATTTGATTTCATCTACGAACTTAGCAATAGAATAAATCTTGTTACGAGCTATAAGCTCGGTCTTCAGAAGCCCAGCAGCGGCACTACCGAAGCAACAAACATATTTAATACTGCGTTTCTTTTTTATCTCGAAAATGAAATTTATTTCGGAATTAATGGATCGCTTCAGCGGATCGGAAACAGACCTCGAGTGATTGGACTATCAATGACGTTGCAGTATAATTTATTCTAAAGTATAAATAATGTGGAACTATTAATAAAAAGAAGAAAAATGAAAAAACACCTAGCTGGCTTAAAGATTCCAAGAATTAAAATCCATATTCCAAGAAAGAAGCATCATCCCCCAGGGACTTCGCCAGGAACAATTCATCTTAAAGAAAAAAAGAAAACAGAAACTAAAGTTGTCGTTACCAGATATACAAAAGATAATCACGAAGAGCTCTCCTTCAATAATCTATTAGACGTTTTTAAATACAAAAACCTCGATGGTGTAATTTGGATCAACATTGTCAGCTTTAAAAGCATAGATGAGTTTAAAAAGTTTGGAGAGCATTTTAATTTGCATTCTTTAGCAATGGAGGATGTATTTAACGTTGGGCAAACACCCAAGCTCGAAGTGTACGACGAACATAATTTTATTTGTTTTCGTCAGTTGACGAATGAAGGAAGTTTATCGGAAAACGAGATCGACATTTTTTTTCTTAATAATCTAATAATAACTGTCAGCGAAAACGGAACAGATCCATTTGAACCTATCAGAAAAAGGATTCAATTACCCTCAGCTCGCCATAGAAAACATAAAGCAGATTATCTGCTTTATACAATTTTAGATTTGTTAATCGACGAGATGTTCCCTGTTCTAAATTCAATTGGAGATGAAATAGAAAAATTGGAAGATGAACTTCTCGAAGATCCGGTGAAAGAAACGATTCACAAAATCCATGAAATAAAAAGGAAACTATTGGTATTGCGTAGGGTGATCTGGCCGGAAAGAGAGGTTTTAAGTCAGCTGTACAGAAACGATAGGGGGTTTATCAAAGCTTCTACTAAAATTTACTTAAGAGATTCGTATGATCATTCAATACAATTAATTGAGATAATTGAAACATACCGCGAGCTGGCTTCAAACATGATCGATGTCTATCTATCAAGTGTGAGTAATCGTATGAATGAAGTAATGAAAGTCCTGACAATTATTGCGACGATATTTATACCGCTAAGTTTTATCGTTGGTTTTTATGGAATGAATTTCGATACTTCGGTTAGTCCTTGGAACATGCCTGAATTAAAGTGGTATTTCGGATATCCATTTGTCATTTTAATTATCATTCTAGTTTCGGGAGGAATGCTTATATATTTCAAGAAGAAAAAATGGTTATAACTATAAATTCTAATTTTTGTGTATGATAAGAAAAAATAATTATCTTACTAGCGTATATATTATTAAAAACAGATTTTACAATTAACACGTAGAAAATTATGCAACTAGGAATCGTTGGACTTCCACAGTCAGGAAAATCGACTTTATTTCAGACAATTACGAAAACACATTTAGACCAAACAGCTTTAGCCAAATTGGAAACGCATCAAGCCGTAGTAAAAGTACCCGATGTTCGTTTAGATAAATTAACACAAATATTTAATCCGAAGAAGAAAACAAATGCAACAATAGAATTTGTTGATGTTATCGGATTACACAAAGGAGACTCCGGCTCCCCCCAATTTACCAGCAATTTTCTTTCAAAGATCCGCACAAACGACGCACTGGTTCAAGTTGTCAGGCTATTTAGAAACGAGATGGTGCCGCATCCATCCGGATCAGTCGATTTACTTCGAGATATAAATACGTTTGAGACAGAGTTCATAATTTCCGATATGGCATTACTTGAGAACCGCATAGATAAAGTTAAAAAAAATATTATCAAAACAAGCGATGATAACCTGAAAAAAGAACTACCCGTGCTAGAAAAGTGTTATGAATTTCTTCAAAATGAAAAACCGCTTCGAGATGCAAATCTTACAGACATGGAAGAAAAAATTATTCGTTCCTACCAGTTATTAACCCATAAGCCAATGTTGATAGCTATTAATTTAGACGAAACCCAAGGAAAAGATATTGAAAAACATTTCGAAATTTTGGTTAAGCACAAAATTGGCAAGAACACAAAGGCAATTGCTTTTTATGGGCAGATTGAAATGGAAATGTCGGAGTTGTCGGATTCAGATGCAGCTATATTCATGAAAGAATACGGAATTAAAGAATCTGCTCTCAGTAAATTGATCAACGAGGCTTATAACCTGCTTGGGGTTCATTCCTTCTTTACTGTTGGAGAAGAAGAATGCCATTCGTGGACAATTAAAAAAGGTATGAATGCACAAGAAGCCGCTGGCGAAGTTCATACAGATTTTTACAACAGGTTTATCCGCGCAGAAGTGGTCCACTATGACGATTTTATCAATTATGGCTCATTCGCTAAAGCAAAGGAACAAGGCGCATGGCGGCTAGAAGGGAAAGAATACATCGTAAAGGACGGCGATATAATTTTAATAAGACATAATTAATTTTTATGCAGATTAATTTTTTTTCACGATCATTTATAGTAATACTTCTCTCAATTAATATTTCACTTGCTCAAAGTCCATATAAGATTGGATTAAACAAGGAGGTATTTATTGGCGGAATAGGTGCGGCATCGTCTATTGGGGCCTTAATCATCGACAGTCAAATTGAACCACTTTCAATTGAAGAAGTGAATAAATTTAAGTCAGAGGAAATAAACTGGTTTGATAGAAGTGCGGCGTTTAATTGGTCTGAAGATTTTTCTCTTGCCAGCGATATTTTAGTATCTCTCTCGGCCGCAGTTCCGGCAATGTTATTCACTTCAGAAAAAATCAGAAAAGATTTTTTAATTATTTCTACAATGTATCTTGAAACGATTATGTATTCTTTTGCACTCCCCTATATTGCAAAGGGAAGTCTCCAGAGAATACGCCCATATGTCTATAATAACAATGCGTCTATAAAAGAAAAACTATCACCCGATGCGAAGAAATCTTTTTTCTCTGGACATACCACAGTTGCTTTTTCATCAGCGGTTTTTTTATCGACTGTTTACAGCGATTACTTTCCTGATTCAAAATATAAACCATTTGTTTGGGCAGGCTCGTTACTAATTGCAGCACTAACAGGTTATTCACGTTATGAAGCAGGCAAACACTTCCTCACCGATATAATTACTGGCGCAATAGTCGGAAGCGCGATTGGATATTTTGTCCCATTTATCCACAAACAAAATTCTGAACGGTTAGATATAAACGCAACACAAACAAATCGAAGTTTGGCGTTGTCTTTCTCGTATAGATTTTAGTTGAATTTTTTAAAGTTTTTGATTAGTTTTGAACCAGATTAAACTATCTGATTATGGCAGTTATTTTTTCAAAAGCTTGTGAGTACGGCTTACAAGCGGCTTTATACTTAGCGACATTTTCTAATGAAGAAAGTGTGCCAGTTTATAAGATTGCAAAGGAATTAAAAATTCCTAAGGAATTTGTTGCTAAGATTCTGCAGTCGCTCACAGATCACAAACTTATTTCTTCCAAGAAGGGAAAGTTTGGCGGATTCAGCCTTGCAAAAAGTGCAAAGAAAATAAAGTTGATCGATATTGTTGAAGCGATTGACGGCTTGGACGCATTCAAAACTTGCGTACTGGGATTTCCGCATTGTTCATCAGATGTGCCCTGCCCAGTACACGAAACGTGGGGGAAATTGAGAAATCAAGCATATGACATGCTTAGCAACGAAACACTTGAGGATCTAAAAGAACAAGCAGTAGAAAAAATTAAAAGTTTATAAATTTTTTTAATGATAATTCAGACTAAAATATCTGGTTAAATGAAAAAAGTTAAAGTCATTCGTAATACTAACAAACCGATTCAAAAAGTTAGGCTAACAGTACAGTCGTTATTTACTTTATTGTCCGTATGGATTGGAGTGGAATTTTATTTCTTCATAACATACTTGGAGTCTGGCGGAAAAACATTTTTCATGAATCGCCCGCCAGGAGTTGATGGTTATCTCCCTATAAGCTCTTTAATGTCTCTTCG
Encoded proteins:
- the corA gene encoding magnesium/cobalt transporter CorA — its product is MKKHLAGLKIPRIKIHIPRKKHHPPGTSPGTIHLKEKKKTETKVVVTRYTKDNHEELSFNNLLDVFKYKNLDGVIWINIVSFKSIDEFKKFGEHFNLHSLAMEDVFNVGQTPKLEVYDEHNFICFRQLTNEGSLSENEIDIFFLNNLIITVSENGTDPFEPIRKRIQLPSARHRKHKADYLLYTILDLLIDEMFPVLNSIGDEIEKLEDELLEDPVKETIHKIHEIKRKLLVLRRVIWPEREVLSQLYRNDRGFIKASTKIYLRDSYDHSIQLIEIIETYRELASNMIDVYLSSVSNRMNEVMKVLTIIATIFIPLSFIVGFYGMNFDTSVSPWNMPELKWYFGYPFVILIIILVSGGMLIYFKKKKWL
- the ychF gene encoding redox-regulated ATPase YchF, coding for MQLGIVGLPQSGKSTLFQTITKTHLDQTALAKLETHQAVVKVPDVRLDKLTQIFNPKKKTNATIEFVDVIGLHKGDSGSPQFTSNFLSKIRTNDALVQVVRLFRNEMVPHPSGSVDLLRDINTFETEFIISDMALLENRIDKVKKNIIKTSDDNLKKELPVLEKCYEFLQNEKPLRDANLTDMEEKIIRSYQLLTHKPMLIAINLDETQGKDIEKHFEILVKHKIGKNTKAIAFYGQIEMEMSELSDSDAAIFMKEYGIKESALSKLINEAYNLLGVHSFFTVGEEECHSWTIKKGMNAQEAAGEVHTDFYNRFIRAEVVHYDDFINYGSFAKAKEQGAWRLEGKEYIVKDGDIILIRHN
- a CDS encoding phosphatase PAP2 family protein, whose amino-acid sequence is MQINFFSRSFIVILLSINISLAQSPYKIGLNKEVFIGGIGAASSIGALIIDSQIEPLSIEEVNKFKSEEINWFDRSAAFNWSEDFSLASDILVSLSAAVPAMLFTSEKIRKDFLIISTMYLETIMYSFALPYIAKGSLQRIRPYVYNNNASIKEKLSPDAKKSFFSGHTTVAFSSAVFLSTVYSDYFPDSKYKPFVWAGSLLIAALTGYSRYEAGKHFLTDIITGAIVGSAIGYFVPFIHKQNSERLDINATQTNRSLALSFSYRF
- a CDS encoding Rrf2 family transcriptional regulator, which codes for MAVIFSKACEYGLQAALYLATFSNEESVPVYKIAKELKIPKEFVAKILQSLTDHKLISSKKGKFGGFSLAKSAKKIKLIDIVEAIDGLDAFKTCVLGFPHCSSDVPCPVHETWGKLRNQAYDMLSNETLEDLKEQAVEKIKSL